In the Colletotrichum lupini chromosome 4, complete sequence genome, CGGAAAAGCAGTCCCCGGGCGCTGCGTTTACAGCTGGGACAAGATAACCTTAACACCAGCCAGCTGCGCGCATTTGTACAGACATGACTAATTGACGGAAAGTTGCACCTGGGCAGTTATATTTGGACTTTCACTTGTGTATTTGGCATGTGGGTTGATCTGTAATTACCGATGCCTCTCCGATGAAGCCCAGTCCCAACGAGTTCAAGTGCAGAGAACAATACCGAGACAGCGGATAGTGGGGGAAATACCACGGGGCTCTGGAGTCCCAATGCATAGCAGTTTGCTGAGTCAAGAAGCATAATGGTGAAATAATGATAAGATGGGCATAGATAGCTAGACAGAGATAAAAGTAACACGAGTCAACTGCAGTATATCTCACCTTTCCAAGTGACCACGTACCCCAGCCGCAGCGCGTAAGTCCGGATAGAGGTCGCCGTCAGAAATCCTGGGTGAACGAGAATGAGTTTCTCAGAGATCACGGGCAGAGACATACTTCCAAAAGAACGTTCTTGGTGTTTGGCCAAGATCCCAAGACAAGTGAAAATAGAAGCGGCATTTTCTCAAGTTTCTGAACCTGATCAATCTGGAAGAAGATCCAGGACACCTCAAGAGCCGCAGCAACTTTTTAGAGAGAGCGTTTCGTGCATCTTGTTAAACGCTCTTGGTGGCCGGCTTGGCGGCTACCGATTGATTGGGCGGCTCTTTTTTCTTGAGATTCAGTGTATATCTGCCCGTTTTCGGGTTTGCCTCGCAAGTACATGCTGGGTTTGAGGGGATCTGTGCTTGGTGTTTGAGGGGCGCGACTCGTGGTGGCTGGACACGGGACGTAGGGAAGTAGGGAGTAGCTGGAGCGCTAATGCGCCGGTCCGGGTCGGTCGGTTCGGCAACTTTTGCGTAGGGGGCGAGGGTGAGAGGGAAGAGGGAATGGCCGAGAATAAGGTGCCGGCCGGTGACGATATTTTCCCACGTGGTGTTTTGGGGACGTGCTGCATTTAGAGAGTCGGTATTTTGGGGGCCAAGGGCCAAGGCGTCGGGTGTTTTTGCTTGGGGTGTGTTGTCTTTGTAGCATTTATATTAAATGTTTCTGGACATCTAGAAGCATAGCTTACCGGACTCGTGTAGCTTAGACGGTACTTTTCATGAGGGAAATGCGGGGGTTTATCCTTCTGACATGCTATTTAAGAGGATTCCTCAGCTTTGCTTCCCTCGGATACCCAAGACAGACGAAGCCGCTAAGGGTGAATTGTGAGGGGTCGACTTGAAGTGATCCATGAACGGGCTGACATGATGTTGATGAATGAATATCTGAGGTACTCTAGGGTGTACATCAGGTTGATAGTTTGGGTATGTATCATCGGGCTCCGTCTTTGGAATAGAGGGGAGGTATATACATGTGCTGGACGGTAGCCACGGAGGCCTACGGTTTGTGATTTTGGGCAATGCGCCCTTCCATCTATCGTGAAGGTGGTCCGAGTAGGTCGGACTCGTAGCGCCCGATCAAGCGTCAGAAGCTAGATGACTTCTTCATTGCGCTCGAGAAAGCGCGAGATAGCACAATCAAGCTATTGAATCCGAAACCCCCATCTGTGTCCAAGCGGAAGACCCGTATTCAATCCACACAAAGATCTTCCGGAAGAAGTCATACAGGTTGCCGATAAACAAACCACAATGTCAAGTCCTCCTCTTAACATAGGTACCTTGGATACGTTTATGAGTGTTGCCTCTTGCAGTATATGTTCATGAATCACAGTTTTTCAGGGAAGATAGGTGCCCAAGTAAACTCTACGAAGCCTAACCTACCTTATCTGAGCCGGTGGTGCTGGGGCCAGTGAGAGCAGGCTGGGTTACGACGCGCAGAGCGGTCGTCTTTCTTGCCTTGCTGATACAGTTATGCGGCGATTCGTATAGGAGAACGAAGCGTCACTAGCCCATTTCCCATCTTCCAATTCTTATTTCACTATGAATGAGGTATATGTCGATTACATCTTAAGATCCTGTAGCGAGTTCCCCAAAGCGTTGCCGGTGGGCGGATGATACGCGATGGCTCATCCGGGTTAAGTGGATCTGCTCTTCGGCGCCGGGCCCGATACTGGTTAGGTAGACCGTAGGCGTGTGGGGCCGGGACGGTAGCGCTTACTTTGCATCAACATCGCCTTCCCTTGCGAGTTGGAAGGATCAGTAGATCTACGGATTTCAGCAAAGTCCAAGAACAGCATCGATTAGAAGGAAACATATAAAGACAAGACGCCGAACCCGTGCTTTTCCTTAACCATATCCATTCCGTGTCAACAGTAAAATCACAAGAACCCAGCCCTCCACGAAAAGTCTCAAAATGGCCGGCCCTGCGGCGAACCTCCCACCCCTCCTCACACCAACCGACCTCCTCGCCTTCACAACATCCCTCAACCTCCCACCGCCAACCCACACAGAACCTCTCACAGTAACAGCAGCCTTCCACAGCATCTACCTCCTCCACTTTCCCCCTTCAGATGCCACGCACCTCGCACCGGCACGTCCCAACGCAGACGGCACCACAACACTCGTCCTCCGCGTCGCAGGCCGCCACTTACCACGCATAAAGACAGAAAACGAAGTCGCCGTGATGCGCTGGGTCCGGCAACACACCGCCGTCCCCGTGCCCGCCGTGCTGCGCTGGGATTCTTCTTGTGAGAACGTGCTGGGGTACGAGTTTACGCTGTTGGAGAGGATTGATGGTGTTAGTGCGGATAAGGTGTTTTGGGATCTGGGGGAGGTTGCGAGGAGGAGGCTTGTCGAGCAGCTTGTGGGCTTTCTCGCGGAGTTGTGGGAAAGTTCGAAGGGTGGTGCGTGGGAGCATGTTGGCGGGTTAAGGGTCGATGACGAGGGGGAGGTGGTGCCGGGCCCGGTTGTGGATGAGTGGTTCTGGATGGAGCCTGAGATTTCGCGGTGCTGGGAGGGGGAGACGATCGAGACGTTGAATCCTGTTGGGGGCGCGTTCTCCGGGTGGGCGGAGCTTCTGGATAAGAGCGTCGAGAAGTATGTCTACGCTATTGGGAGGCACGCTTCGCTCGGGTGGATGAGGGATCTCGTGCCGCGTTTGGAGGAGTATAGAGAGTATGTTAGGGTTCACGCGGACGAGGTGGATGATACGCGGTATGTACTCTCGCACAGGGACCTGCACCTCGCGAACGTCATGGTGGACGGGGAAGGAAACGTGACGGGGATTTTGGATTGGGAGTTTGATGGGGTGGTGCCTGGGCCGAGGTGGGATCCGCCGAATGCGTTTTTGTATCCTTGGGGTGGAGGAGATGATGAGATGGTGGCCAAGGCGGAGAGGGAGAGGATGAGGGGGTGGGCGAGGGAGGTTTGTCTAGAGAAGGGGATCGAAGGGGAGGTTGTGGCTGGATGGCCTTACAAGGGCGTTCAGGAGACGGTGCAGAAGGTCGTGAACTTTACGAGGGCGATATGTGAGGTTTGTCCTAGAGGGAAGGGGGAGAAGGCGAAGGCGTGGAGAGTGAGTCTGGAGAGCGAGTTGACGAAGCTGGGGTTATGATCGGTAGCATGTTGGATGTTTAGAAGGAGAAGTCGCATTTCAACTATTACAATAGATTCGAGGTATTTCTAGCGCCATATAGACATCAGAATAACTCCTAATAGGCAAAATCATCCGCAACGCCGCAGGTATCTCGAAAGAACAGGTCCGtactcccccccccccctccccccccccccttccccaCTAAACTCCTCATGCTCTTGTTCAAGCATCGCATGCTCACCTTGTAGCCCGACCTAAACTATCTGACCTTGATGCCGGCCTACTTCCATCCAGCTCAGCATAGTACTGTGGAACAGGCAGCTCTGTCACTTCTTGCCGATTCCTACCATGCTGGTGTACGTAAAGCTCGTGATATCGCGGCGCGGGAGACGTGATTTTATTCGTCTCAAGAGGCCTCGCATGATATTCTTCGACGACTGGCACAGTTTCTCCTGCCCTTCGCTGCTGCTTGCGCTTCCTACGCCAAAAGAAGAACCCGAGGATGGCCAGCGCGATGACCCCTACCACAGCACCTACGCCGATTCCAATGGCGGTCGTCAACGGGAGGGCTGCGGGCTCGGGCGTCGATATCGCTCCTGAGGGCGAAAGTGTCGTGGTCGATGCAGTCTCTCGAGGCAGAGCGGGGGTATTGACATTGACTGCGTTTGTGGGTGTCGGAGTTGCGTCAGTGACAGTGACTCTTGCTATTGGAGTGGCTGCTGTCTCTTCGATATTCCATCCCAGCACTGCGATGGCACCAACGAAACCTGGTTGGGTGAGGGTTGACGTCACCATTGTCCAGCTTGAAGTATCTGGAGCGGATGTTGATGCATAGGTGATCACTGCTCCGGACAGGAGATCTGAACGGCAGTCTCCTTCAACCGAACCGGCAATACCTCTGATCAGAGTGTAGTCTCTACGACGACTAATCAGCAACGATCAACCGTATACTGAGAAACTCTCGATCACCAGCGACACTCACTGTGGGCAGCACATGGCAAGTGTACTGCTCGTATCGTTTTTGACCGACGTCGCAACCGTCACCCAGCGCTCAGGACATACCAGAGGCCCGATACTAACGGCAGTATGGCCCTCGCCGTCGTTGAGGCCGAGGCGTCCTTGCTCCCACCACGTTGTGACTGCTGGCGGCGCGCATCGTACTCTGGTGTCAATGTCGATGCCGTAACCTGGGTCATACGCTGCGAGAGAGAAGCCGTTGAGGCGATAGATGGTCGAACAGCTCGTCGGTGGTGTGAAGGCGGTCGGAAGCGCTATGAAAGACGTGACGGTGCCGTTCTCGTCGGTCACAGCGGGATATGCTGTCGCCATTGTCACCGAAGCCTACAACCTGCGATAGCCATGTAATAAGATAGTGATGGCAAGGAAGAAAAGCCGATCAAGCTGCTGAGGCCTTTGGCTTAGGGAACTCGACGAAGGCGAAGTTGATCTATCTGTTGCCAATGCTGTAGGTTGAATGCCCACAGGTTGCTTTTCAAATGGGTGGAACCGACATGCTAGTATTCTCGCATCGGTCTTACATAATGAGTCCCTGCAATATCGTGCTGTCTTCCTTTGTTGGTTCTGAATTCAATTGCCATGTTTAGACAGCGAGGGCTCTTTTTTGGCCTGTATTGTAGATGTGAGCCATGCGTTGGCCAGGCCTGAGGTGCGATCTGGAGAAATTGTCCAGCGCTTGCGTCTCTCGAGAAAACAGGCCCCAACAACATGCCATGTGAAGGCAAGGTAGGTAGGGTAGTCTTACGGCCGCAGTTTCCTAAGCGTAGCGCGCGGCACAAGATGGAaagaacccccccccccccccccccgagTAACGAGCTCCAACATCGTGCAGTTTTGTGGAACCTGGGCGAATGGCATCTTGAGATCTCGGGCTGCCAAGATTCAATCAGGCCGCTACCAACTCTTCGGTAACCAATTGAAAGGGAAGGCGCTTGTTGCCTTCCCGAATACACAAGCGAAAACTTGAGGAAACTGCGTCTTTCGTCCTTGGAACATGGTTGCAATTACCGCCCGTTGGTTGTTCTTGCCTTTGCATGATGGCTCATCGGGTACCTCTTCCTCAGACTGCAGGCAAGGCCCAAGGGCGCTAAGCGCTGGCGCTTCTGATTGTTGGTTTCGAATGGAGGATCGTACTTATCCATTACTCTGTTTCTTTTGCATTGAGACTATTTCCTCTTAGTTGTGTCCTAGAAGACACGATCGAATCTAGTTCTGGATCATTCACACTCATTTTCGGCAGCAAGAACACCACGATGGGCACCTCACCGAACCGACGAAGTCGGCACTCACCCACACGACCCAAGGCCGCTGGTTCGGCCGGTCGTGATTCTCGGATTTCTTTGCACTTGTCCAGCGAGAGAAAGAATTCATTGAGACGGAGGATACGTAATGTCCTCATTGGCATATTTGTCTCCGCAGTTCTTGTCGCATGCCTTAGAGGATATTTCTCTGGTGATGCTCTGGGATACATGCAGTACAGCCCACAAGCCCAATTCGTCGACTGGTGTGACAGAAGAGAGGAAGTGAGAGATGCGTTTCTGACGAGCTGGAATGCTTACAAGAAACACGCATGGGGTAAGATGTCCTACGTGACAAGTCGTCCCGTTCTTCGGATTCAACTAATACGCCGACTCTTTTCAAGGTAACGATGTCTTTCATCCTATGTCCAAGAGAGGAGAAAACATGTCTCCCAAGGGCCTAGGCTGGATCATCGTCGACAGCTTGGACACAATGATGCTCATAAATTTGACCCAGCCCCTCGCTGACGCCAGGAGATGGCTGCACCGCAGCCTCACTTGGGACCAAAACCAAGACGTAAACACCTTTGAGACCACGATCCGTATGCTGGGCGGCCTTCTATCGGCATACTATCTCTCAACCCAGCTGCCGCATGTCGCATCCAAAAGAGACTCTGTTTATCTCTCGAAGGCGATCGACCTGGCGGACCGGCTCATGGTGGCGTTTGACTCCAACTCTGGGATCCCGTATGCGAGCGTCAACATCGGTAAGAGGGAGGGCATCGCCTCGCATGCGGATGGTGGGGCTTCGTCCACGGCTGAGGCTGCGACTGTACAGCTTGAGATGAAGTATCTTTCCCACTTGACTGGAAATGACGTTTACTGGAAAAAAGCAGAGCGCGTCATGAAGGTGCTGGATGACCAGAAGATGGAGGGTGGACTACCTCCCATCTTTGTGCATCCGAGCCACGGACAGTTCACGACGAGGGAGATTCGGCTCGGAAGTCGAGGTGACTCGTACTATGGTAGGATCAAGCCCACTTTGTGAGATAGCTCCGAGACTGACGCCTCATAGAGTATCTTGCGAAGCAGTACCTCCAGACAGGCGAATCCATCTACCGCGACATGTGGGATGACGCCTTGGGCGGCATCGCGAGACACCTCGTCACGACAACGCGGAACGCAGCACTGAAGTTCGTTGCAGAGCTTCCGACCGGCGTGGGAGGACCGCTATCTCCCAAGATGGACCATCTCGTCTGCTTTCTTCCGGGCACAATCGCCATGGCTGTGAGTTTCTCAAGTCTCTCATTCTGTCATTTCCTAAGACAACCGGCTGAACCCCACCGTGACAGGCAACAGAAGGGCGGCCTCTTGCGCAAGCCCGTCGTGACCCGGGCTGGACGGCTCAGCACGAAGACGACATTGAACTCTCGATCGAGATCATGAACACCTGCTGGGGCATGTATGCCGTCACTGACACTGGTCTCGCCCCCGAGATTACGTGGTTCAACGCCACAGAAGCAGACTTACAGCCCGGACCTGGCGACAGGTGGTTACGTAAAGAAAGCAGTGGTACGTTGACGACTTTCTTCCAACCTTTCCAAGCAAAGGAGCCTTGCGCTAATACAGTGGTTAGTACTGTCGAAGTGGAAAAAGGACTTCATCATCAAGCCCCTCGACGCTCACAACCTGCAAAGACCCGAGACGGTAGAGAGTCTGTTCATGATGTACCGCATCACTGGCAATGCCATGTACCGAGAATGGGGCTGGAAGATTTTCCAATCGTTCCAGAAGCATACTTTGGTGCCCGACGGAGAGGGGTATACTAGTATGAATGATGTACGGACGGTGCCCGCTTCGACGAGGGATAATATGGAGAGTTTCTGGCTGGTAAGTTATGTATCAAGTGGTCGAAAGACGAAGTTACATACAGAGCAGACTTTGAGCTGACGTTGTCGACTGCAGGCTGAGACTCTGAAGTATTTATACTTGCTATTCTCGCCGACGGACTACATGCCATTAACAGAGGTCGTCTTCAACACAGAGGCTCATCCTTTTCCAAGGTTTACGCCAAGGAGTTCTTTAAAGACTGGCTGGGAAAGGCTACCGCGATGATAGCCATTCAAACAGTCTTTGGAGCTAGGGTTGGTATAATTACGTGTAGCATAAAAGCTTTACGGAAAGTGGTTGGATTCACTCTTCACCTTCATCTTGGCTGGAAAGGATGACCCTTGCCAAAAGAATGCAAGCTCCGCCACCGAGGGGTAAGATAGTAACCAGAAGATCTATAGAACCTACGAGCAAAAAGTCTCGGCTTGAACAATCAGTCTGAACGGATGCTCCACCTTCTTGACCTTGCAACATTCTCACATCTATCATGCTAATTTGCCCAATCACAGACTCATAGAAATAGACATTTGTGTGAGGATTGGGAAGACTTTTGCTAGGCCAAGAGTGTGATTGCCCGTTGTGTTAGTGATAGACGTCTGTGATCACAAGATTACCTGAGCTACTCTAAGGGTTTCGGCGAGTTGCAGAAATCCGGTCATCTAGATTTTGCTGATAACCTCAACGACACGAGGTAGGTTCATTAGGAGAGGAATCGCTGTGACAAACGAGTCCACGGTGAGACCTAGGTCTGGAGTTTCACGCCGTTCCCTTGTATGAGTGGCTACGAGCACCAACTTAAAGTGAACCTCAGAGTCTCGGAGACTCTCGCACTCGTTTTCAAACC is a window encoding:
- a CDS encoding glycosyl hydrolase family 47, with amino-acid sequence MGTSPNRRSRHSPTRPKAAGSAGRDSRISLHLSSERKNSLRRRIRNVLIGIFVSAVLVACLRGYFSGDALGYMQYSPQAQFVDWCDRREEVRDAFLTSWNAYKKHAWGNDVFHPMSKRGENMSPKGLGWIIVDSLDTMMLINLTQPLADARRWLHRSLTWDQNQDVNTFETTIRMLGGLLSAYYLSTQLPHVASKRDSVYLSKAIDLADRLMVAFDSNSGIPYASVNIGKREGIASHADGGASSTAEAATVQLEMKYLSHLTGNDVYWKKAERVMKVLDDQKMEGGLPPIFVHPSHGQFTTREIRLGSRGDSYYEYLAKQYLQTGESIYRDMWDDALGGIARHLVTTTRNAALKFVAELPTGVGGPLSPKMDHLVCFLPGTIAMAATEGRPLAQARRDPGWTAQHEDDIELSIEIMNTCWGMYAVTDTGLAPEITWFNATEADLQPGPGDRWLRKESSVLSKWKKDFIIKPLDAHNLQRPETVESLFMMYRITGNAMYREWGWKIFQSFQKHTLVPDGEGYTSMNDVRTVPASTRDNMESFWLAETLKGRLQHRGSSFSKVYAKEFFKDWLGKATAMIAIQTVFGARDDPCQKNASSATEGLNGCSTFLTLQHSHIYHANLPNHRLIEIDILIDVCDHKIT